CTGCTGTCGTAGTTCTTTACTTCGCAATACCCCTTCTTGTAGGTAGAAAGATATACAGCGAGAGACTGGCAATGATAGCTGCCATCCTTTACTTCGCCTTTTCTGGTATAGTGCCCATACACCACCTTTACCTGACAGTCTTTCCATACTGGATAACTATCGCACAGGAAGTTATGACTTATGGTGTCGTGGTACCTTCGATTATGACCTTCTTCAACCTTTGGGCGACTGCCAAGGGGGTGAAGAATATCAGCTGGAATGTCCCTGCTGCTTTTGCTGTAGTCTCTTTCGGAGGAGCCATAGCAGCTGGAGTTACAGGTGTTGCAAACGCCACTGTCAGCTTTGACGCAGTCATACACAACACGATGTGGGTCGTTGGACATTTCCATGCAATGATAGACCTGATGATAGTTCCTGCTGCATTTGCTCTTGTCTACCTGCTTCAGCCTGTAATAATGAAAAGAGGATGGTACTCCAAAAGGTTCGCATGGCTGCACTTCTGGTTAACTCTGGTTGGAGGGGCTGGCATCTCCATCTTCATGGATGCTCTGGGGCTGGAGGGTGTGCTGCGAAGAAGCATGACCTTTCCGCTTGTCGGCTCTGTCCCTCTAGACGAGGTTGCCCTTACTGTATCAGCTCTTCTCTTCGGACTTGGGCAGGTGTTCTTTGTGCTGAACGTCATTGGTAGCATGTACAGGGGTAGACCTCTTGATTTTTCCGGGCTGTCGTTTGGTCAGAGTCTGCTCCTTGGTGCAGCTGACCTAGCTTACGGCGCAGCTGCAAATGCAAGCACAATTGCAGAGGCATCAAGTGCTGATGAAGCGAGAAAGGAAAGGCTGCACAAAGCTAAAACCAAGGCAGAGGTTATATGGACACTCATGGCTGTTTCCTTACTAGCTCTGACTGCTCTTCTGACCGCACCTTACGCGATGCATGAAGGAGGAGCGTTATCTAACGTTCCTGCAGAATATCTAGACCCGGGCAACGTTGTCAACATCAGAGCGGTTGCATACCAATACTACTGGGTCTTCGAACAGCAGAACGTCAGTTCTCTGAACTATTTCGTGGTGTATCCATCGGCAAAGGTTCTGATAAACGGCACAGCTTCATCTGGAAACGCTCTTGCAAACCTCTACATGCCTATATTCAGCGATAGGGTTGTGGATAACCAGCTTTACCAGGGATACAATTCATATATCTGGTTTGATGCTCCGTCGATACCAGGAATATATGGGTTCATGAACGGTGAATACAACGGCCCGTTTTACACATACATGGGAGGAGAGATGCTGGTCATGCCTCCTCAGGGACTGCTGACACAGGAAGAATTGCAGCAGTACCTAGCTTCAGTCAGCCAAGACCCATACACACCTCCCATCAATATGTATAAGGGAGAGGCGCAGCTTGTGATGAGCAGGTTCGGAATGTGGAACGATACAGACCCTGCACCCACTATAGTTGTGAAGAACTCCTCAGCTGTCACTTTGAAGTTCTATGTACCAGTTGAAGCCGTAACAAGCGTCAGCAATTACATGCTGAACATAACTTCATCTAACTTTGAAACCGAAACCCTGAATTACCTGACTATGCACAACAATACTCTTCCGTACGTGATACAGCTGATCCATATTTTGCCTAATGGCCAAGCTCAAGTCATAGGTTCTGCTGGTATGAAAGTTGGTACACCTATACAGCTCAGCTTCACGGCTCAGCCCGGCGCCTATGTCTATGGAGTGATAAATCCCATAAGCTACAGGCTTGACCCTAACGGACTTTCAAGCATGCTGATGGGGGAAAGCCAAGGACAGATAAGCTCACTCTGGGGGATGGTGCTGGTGACACAATGAAGTTAACAATCTTCTCAGCAATGGGATTGGGTGTGCTGTTTGCAGCCTTGCTTTTAATATGGGAGGAGGTCTCGATAACAACGAGAGGTATCTCATCAGAGGCGAGCACGTTCTGGTTCACAGCCTTCAGTCTACTTGCCATAGCCATTTATTCGGTTGCTGTATTGGCTGCTCCAGATAACGCAGACTAGTTAACTGTCTTGGCAGACTCTGTAACTCTCTTGGATTCCGTCACAAGAAGGGCTGCACCGCAAATA
This is a stretch of genomic DNA from Conexivisphaerales archaeon. It encodes these proteins:
- a CDS encoding cbb3-type cytochrome c oxidase subunit I, whose protein sequence is MQLYTKTYKLKQEVDVSMFSFARDLVRTVFQTDKDWESRILAFTLAWGVAWAVVGGGDAMLVRLQESAYSLTSNLIATPWVYYAALTLHASRLLFGFAQQIEMGIFVYLAIKLTGKEPFSRWMVWLSLVLINASIFLLEGPIAPNANFLDSYFSAVGWDSLAPLGVPGYSQYVVSPLWWLGWLLLEVSTFLWGVWVLLAFLRKRTGKLDYISFFIVLTTLLFVLGYIAPFVSTNWELASAFFGLPLDTLVNQTIFWFYGHAVVYMLFLPAVVVLYFAIPLLVGRKIYSERLAMIAAILYFAFSGIVPIHHLYLTVFPYWITIAQEVMTYGVVVPSIMTFFNLWATAKGVKNISWNVPAAFAVVSFGGAIAAGVTGVANATVSFDAVIHNTMWVVGHFHAMIDLMIVPAAFALVYLLQPVIMKRGWYSKRFAWLHFWLTLVGGAGISIFMDALGLEGVLRRSMTFPLVGSVPLDEVALTVSALLFGLGQVFFVLNVIGSMYRGRPLDFSGLSFGQSLLLGAADLAYGAAANASTIAEASSADEARKERLHKAKTKAEVIWTLMAVSLLALTALLTAPYAMHEGGALSNVPAEYLDPGNVVNIRAVAYQYYWVFEQQNVSSLNYFVVYPSAKVLINGTASSGNALANLYMPIFSDRVVDNQLYQGYNSYIWFDAPSIPGIYGFMNGEYNGPFYTYMGGEMLVMPPQGLLTQEELQQYLASVSQDPYTPPINMYKGEAQLVMSRFGMWNDTDPAPTIVVKNSSAVTLKFYVPVEAVTSVSNYMLNITSSNFETETLNYLTMHNNTLPYVIQLIHILPNGQAQVIGSAGMKVGTPIQLSFTAQPGAYVYGVINPISYRLDPNGLSSMLMGESQGQISSLWGMVLVTQ